The proteins below come from a single Vibrio natriegens NBRC 15636 = ATCC 14048 = DSM 759 genomic window:
- the rimP gene encoding ribosome maturation factor RimP: MTGLERQLTEMLEAPVEASGYELVGLEFIRAGAHSTLRIYIDHENGINVDDCAEVSHQVSAVLDVEDPISVAYSLEVSSPGLERPLFKAAHYEQFIGHEVSIVLKMAVANRRKWKGIIHSVDGETVTVTVEGQQEEFALSNISKANLIPKF, from the coding sequence ATGACTGGTTTAGAAAGACAACTTACTGAAATGCTTGAAGCTCCTGTTGAGGCGTCGGGCTATGAGTTGGTTGGATTAGAATTCATTCGAGCAGGCGCGCACTCAACGCTACGCATCTATATTGACCATGAAAATGGCATTAACGTGGACGACTGTGCAGAAGTTAGCCACCAAGTAAGTGCGGTACTAGACGTTGAAGATCCAATTTCTGTTGCTTACAGCCTAGAAGTGTCTTCTCCAGGTTTAGAAAGACCGCTTTTCAAAGCAGCACATTACGAGCAATTTATTGGTCACGAGGTCAGCATCGTTTTGAAAATGGCTGTAGCAAACCGTCGCAAGTGGAAAGGTATTATCCACAGCGTTGATGGCGAAACAGTGACAGTTACTGTTGAAGGCCAGCAAGAAGAGTTTGCTTTAAGTAATATTTCAAAAGCTAACCTGATCCCTAAATTTTAG
- the secG gene encoding preprotein translocase subunit SecG translates to MFTVLLVIYLLAALGVIGLVLIQQGKGADMGASFGAGASNTVFGASGSGNFLTRTTAILATVFFVISLLLGRMSTHKTESQWVDPTLGQPVVEQVKDAASEVPAPAGDEIPQ, encoded by the coding sequence ATGTTTACAGTTCTACTTGTGATTTACCTGTTGGCGGCGCTTGGTGTGATTGGCCTTGTGTTGATTCAACAAGGTAAAGGCGCAGATATGGGAGCCTCGTTCGGTGCTGGTGCTTCAAACACAGTGTTTGGTGCTAGCGGCTCAGGTAATTTCTTAACCCGAACAACTGCTATTTTAGCAACCGTATTTTTTGTCATTAGCTTGCTACTTGGTCGTATGTCTACGCACAAGACTGAGTCACAATGGGTAGACCCAACGTTAGGTCAGCCAGTTGTTGAACAAGTTAAGGACGCAGCGAGTGAAGTGCCAGCACCAGCTGGTGATGAAATTCCTCAATAA
- the glmM gene encoding phosphoglucosamine mutase yields the protein MSDKRRYFGTDGVRGKVGQYPITPDFVLKLGWAAGRVLAKRGTKKVIIGKDTRISGYMLESALEAGLAAAGLKATFTGPMPTPAVAYLTQTFRAEAGIVISASHNPYYDNGIKFFSSEGTKLPDDIELAIEAELDKEIECVESAELGKATRLNDAAGRYIEFCKSTFPSTLSLASLKIVVDCAHGATYHIAPNVFKELGAEVIAMGVEPNGTNINDQVGATDVRALQKRVVEEQAHLGLAFDGDGDRIIMVDHLGNKVDGDQIAYIIARDALRRGELKGGVVGTLMTNLGMENGLKQLGIPFVRAAVGDRYVMEQLLAKGWKIGAENSGHIILLDKVTTGDAIVAALQVLASIVGNDMSLHDLSQGMTLYPQVLENVRFSGDANPLEAKAVLDSVAEVEAELGDKGRVLLRKSGTEPLIRVMVEGEDAELVQSSALKIADAVKASF from the coding sequence ATGTCTGATAAAAGACGTTACTTTGGTACAGACGGTGTGCGTGGCAAAGTTGGACAATATCCAATTACTCCCGATTTCGTACTGAAACTTGGCTGGGCGGCAGGTCGCGTATTAGCGAAGCGAGGCACAAAAAAAGTAATTATCGGTAAAGATACTCGCATATCTGGCTACATGCTGGAATCTGCACTAGAAGCGGGTTTGGCTGCGGCTGGTCTTAAAGCGACCTTTACCGGACCAATGCCAACTCCAGCGGTTGCCTATTTAACACAAACATTCCGAGCAGAAGCTGGGATTGTAATCTCGGCATCTCATAACCCTTACTACGATAACGGCATCAAGTTTTTCTCTTCTGAAGGCACTAAATTGCCAGATGATATTGAACTTGCTATTGAAGCGGAATTGGACAAAGAGATTGAATGTGTCGAATCGGCTGAGTTGGGTAAAGCAACACGTCTAAACGATGCGGCGGGTCGCTACATTGAGTTTTGTAAAAGCACTTTTCCTTCAACACTAAGCTTAGCGAGCCTTAAAATTGTGGTTGACTGTGCACACGGCGCAACTTACCACATTGCTCCAAATGTCTTTAAAGAACTGGGTGCTGAAGTGATTGCGATGGGCGTTGAGCCTAATGGTACCAATATCAACGATCAAGTTGGTGCAACTGACGTACGCGCACTTCAAAAGCGTGTAGTAGAAGAACAAGCTCACCTTGGCCTTGCCTTTGATGGTGACGGCGACCGTATCATCATGGTTGATCACTTGGGCAATAAAGTCGATGGCGACCAGATTGCCTACATCATCGCAAGAGATGCGCTACGTCGCGGTGAACTAAAAGGTGGTGTCGTTGGTACGCTGATGACTAACTTGGGCATGGAAAATGGCCTGAAGCAGTTAGGTATTCCATTTGTTCGTGCTGCGGTAGGCGATCGCTACGTGATGGAACAGTTGCTAGCGAAAGGTTGGAAGATCGGTGCTGAAAACTCAGGCCACATTATCTTGTTAGACAAAGTTACAACCGGTGATGCTATTGTTGCTGCATTACAAGTACTTGCTTCGATTGTCGGCAATGACATGTCGTTACATGATCTTTCTCAAGGCATGACGTTGTACCCGCAAGTGCTGGAAAACGTTCGTTTCTCTGGCGATGCTAACCCACTAGAAGCAAAAGCAGTATTGGACTCTGTTGCTGAAGTGGAAGCTGAACTTGGCGATAAAGGTCGAGTATTGCTGCGTAAATCAGGTACTGAGCCTCTTATCCGTGTCATGGTAGAAGGCGAAGATGCAGAACTTGTCCAGAGCTCAGCGCTTAAAATTGCTGACGCGGTAAAAGCAAGTTTTTAA
- the folP gene encoding dihydropteroate synthase produces MIIKVKNKSLDLSRPHVMAILNVTPDSFSDGGKFNSLDLALERVEKMIKAGVSIIDVGGESTRPGAPEVTLEDELERVIPVVRAIRAHYPDVWISVDTSKAEVIRQSVEAGADLINDIRSLTEPGALEVAAKANVPVCIMHMKGQPKTMQQNPQYDDLMQEVEQFLVERMAVCEAAGIARENIILDPGFGFGKTIEHNYHMLAHLEKFHKFGLPILAGLSRKSMIFKLLDKPAAECTNASVVCATIAAMKGAQIIRVHDFEETLEAMKVVEMTKNNI; encoded by the coding sequence ATGATTATTAAAGTAAAAAACAAATCTCTGGACCTTTCTCGTCCACACGTAATGGCCATTCTCAACGTCACGCCAGATTCCTTCTCTGATGGAGGCAAGTTCAACTCTCTAGATTTAGCGCTTGAGCGCGTTGAGAAAATGATAAAAGCAGGCGTCAGCATTATTGATGTTGGTGGTGAATCGACCCGACCGGGAGCTCCGGAAGTCACCTTGGAAGATGAACTGGAGCGAGTTATTCCAGTCGTTAGAGCTATCAGAGCGCACTACCCAGACGTGTGGATATCAGTAGATACCAGTAAAGCTGAAGTGATTCGTCAGTCTGTTGAAGCTGGTGCGGATCTTATCAATGACATTCGTTCTTTGACTGAGCCTGGTGCATTGGAAGTGGCTGCAAAAGCGAATGTACCGGTGTGCATCATGCATATGAAAGGCCAGCCGAAAACCATGCAACAGAACCCGCAATATGATGATCTCATGCAGGAAGTGGAGCAGTTCCTGGTGGAGCGAATGGCAGTGTGCGAAGCCGCAGGTATCGCGCGAGAAAATATCATTCTCGATCCTGGTTTTGGCTTTGGCAAAACCATAGAACACAATTATCATATGCTGGCTCATCTTGAGAAGTTTCATAAATTTGGCTTGCCTATCTTGGCAGGCTTGTCTCGTAAGTCGATGATTTTTAAATTGTTGGATAAGCCTGCGGCAGAGTGCACAAACGCTAGTGTTGTTTGTGCCACGATTGCAGCGATGAAAGGCGCACAGATCATTCGAGTACACGACTTTGAAGAAACGCTTGAAGCGATGAAAGTTGTTGAGATGACGAAGAACAATATTTAA
- the ftsH gene encoding ATP-dependent zinc metalloprotease FtsH has protein sequence MAKNLILWLVIAVVLMSVFQSFGPGESNGRTVDYTTFVQEVGQGQIQEATFKDGEISFVRRGGGAKMVTYMPVYDQKLLDDLINQNVKVQGTPPEEQSLLGTIFISWFPMILLIGVWIFFMRQMQGGGGKGAMSFGKSKARMMSEEQIKTTFADVAGCDEAKEDVKELVDYLRDPSRFQKLGGKIPTGVLMVGPPGTGKTLLAKAIAGEAKVPFFTISGSDFVEMFVGVGASRVRDMFEQAKKASPCIIFIDEIDAVGRQRGAGVGGGHDEREQTLNQMLVEMDGFEGNEGIIVIAATNRPDVLDPALLRPGRFDRQVVVGLPDVRGREQILKVHMRKVPLAGDVEPSLIARGTPGFSGADLANLVNEAALFAARGNKRNVSMVEFELAKDKIMMGAERRSMVMSEETKASTAYHEAGHAIVGRLVPEHDPVYKVSIIPRGRALGVTMYLPEQDRVSMSRQHLESMISSLYGGRLAEELIYGAEKVSTGASNDIERATDIARKMVTQWGFSEKLGPLLYAEDEGEVFLGRSVTQTKHMSDDTAKLIDDEVRQIIDRNYDRAKKILQDNMDIMHAMKDALMKYETIDAHQIDDLMERKAEIREPAGWGDNPSNKPQVDDKPQAAPAAKEEEKKADADNDAEQSTSQEAASADAPEKKDSE, from the coding sequence ATGGCAAAAAATTTAATTCTGTGGCTTGTTATCGCTGTCGTATTGATGTCGGTATTCCAGAGCTTTGGCCCTGGAGAAAGTAATGGCAGAACCGTGGATTACACCACGTTTGTACAGGAAGTTGGCCAAGGCCAGATTCAAGAAGCAACTTTTAAAGACGGTGAGATTAGCTTTGTTCGTCGTGGCGGTGGTGCCAAAATGGTCACTTACATGCCAGTGTATGACCAAAAGCTTCTTGATGATCTAATTAACCAAAACGTGAAAGTGCAAGGTACGCCTCCTGAAGAGCAAAGCTTGCTCGGCACTATCTTTATTTCTTGGTTCCCAATGATCTTACTGATTGGTGTATGGATTTTCTTCATGCGTCAAATGCAAGGTGGCGGCGGTAAAGGCGCCATGTCTTTCGGTAAGAGCAAAGCTCGAATGATGAGCGAAGAACAGATCAAAACCACGTTTGCAGATGTTGCAGGCTGTGATGAAGCGAAAGAAGATGTAAAAGAACTGGTTGATTACCTGCGTGATCCAAGCCGTTTCCAGAAGCTGGGTGGTAAGATCCCAACTGGTGTTTTGATGGTCGGTCCTCCAGGTACTGGTAAAACACTACTTGCTAAAGCGATTGCTGGTGAAGCAAAAGTACCATTCTTTACGATTTCGGGTTCTGACTTCGTTGAAATGTTTGTTGGTGTCGGTGCATCTCGTGTGCGTGACATGTTCGAACAAGCGAAAAAAGCCTCACCTTGTATCATCTTTATCGATGAGATCGATGCGGTTGGTCGTCAGCGTGGTGCTGGTGTAGGTGGTGGTCACGATGAGCGTGAACAAACATTGAACCAAATGCTGGTTGAAATGGATGGTTTCGAAGGTAACGAAGGTATTATCGTTATCGCTGCGACTAACCGTCCAGACGTTCTTGACCCTGCATTGCTACGTCCTGGTCGTTTTGACCGTCAGGTCGTTGTTGGTCTACCAGACGTGCGTGGTCGTGAGCAGATTCTTAAAGTCCACATGCGTAAAGTACCTCTAGCGGGTGACGTAGAGCCTTCTCTAATTGCACGTGGTACTCCAGGCTTCTCAGGTGCGGACTTAGCAAACCTGGTAAACGAAGCAGCGCTATTTGCGGCTCGTGGTAATAAACGCAACGTATCAATGGTTGAGTTTGAACTGGCTAAAGACAAAATCATGATGGGTGCTGAGCGCCGTTCAATGGTGATGTCAGAAGAGACGAAAGCGTCCACTGCCTACCACGAAGCGGGTCACGCCATTGTCGGTCGTTTAGTTCCTGAACATGATCCTGTGTACAAGGTATCGATTATTCCTCGTGGTCGTGCACTCGGTGTGACGATGTACCTGCCAGAGCAAGACCGCGTAAGCATGTCTCGTCAGCACTTAGAATCTATGATTTCTAGCCTGTACGGTGGTCGTCTTGCTGAAGAGTTGATATACGGTGCCGAGAAAGTCTCAACAGGTGCTTCTAACGATATCGAACGTGCAACAGATATTGCGCGTAAGATGGTAACGCAATGGGGTTTCTCTGAAAAACTTGGTCCTTTGTTATATGCAGAAGATGAAGGTGAAGTGTTCCTAGGTCGCAGTGTAACTCAGACGAAACATATGTCTGATGACACTGCTAAGCTAATCGATGACGAAGTTCGCCAAATTATCGATCGCAACTACGACCGAGCGAAAAAGATTTTGCAAGACAACATGGATATCATGCATGCGATGAAAGACGCGCTAATGAAGTATGAAACCATTGACGCGCACCAAATCGACGACCTAATGGAACGTAAGGCTGAGATTCGTGAACCTGCTGGCTGGGGGGATAACCCTTCAAACAAACCTCAGGTTGATGATAAACCGCAAGCTGCGCCTGCAGCAAAAGAGGAAGAGAAAAAGGCTGATGCAGATAATGATGCAGAGCAGTCTACTTCCCAAGAAGCGGCTTCAGCTGACGCACCAGAAAAGAAAGATTCTGAATAA
- the rlmE gene encoding 23S rRNA (uridine(2552)-2'-O)-methyltransferase RlmE — translation MSKQKHSASSGRWLKEHFDDKYANEARKKGYRSRAYFKIDEIQTKDKLLKPGMTVVDLGAAPGGWSQYAAKIVGDSGQIIACDLLPMDPIAGVSFLQGDFRDDAVLDALLERIQPSMVDVVMSDMAPNIAGNNSVDQPRAMYLVELALDMCRQVLAPNGSFVVKVFQGEGFDQYVKEVRDMFKVVKVRKPDSSRARSREVFVVATGYKG, via the coding sequence ATGAGTAAACAAAAACATTCGGCGAGTTCTGGTCGTTGGTTGAAAGAACACTTTGATGATAAATACGCGAACGAAGCTCGTAAAAAAGGTTACCGTTCACGTGCTTATTTCAAAATTGATGAAATACAAACCAAAGATAAGCTGTTAAAACCAGGTATGACTGTGGTCGATTTGGGTGCAGCTCCAGGTGGTTGGTCCCAGTATGCTGCTAAAATAGTAGGAGATAGTGGACAAATTATTGCGTGTGATTTGTTACCAATGGATCCGATTGCTGGTGTAAGCTTTTTACAAGGTGACTTTCGTGATGATGCGGTATTAGACGCTTTGTTAGAAAGAATCCAGCCATCGATGGTAGATGTAGTAATGTCTGATATGGCTCCTAACATTGCTGGCAACAACTCGGTCGATCAACCTAGAGCTATGTATTTAGTTGAATTGGCCTTAGATATGTGTCGACAAGTTCTAGCGCCTAATGGTAGCTTTGTTGTTAAAGTTTTCCAGGGTGAAGGCTTCGATCAGTACGTGAAAGAAGTCCGAGACATGTTTAAAGTCGTAAAAGTCAGAAAACCAGACTCATCGCGAGCTCGCTCTCGAGAGGTCTTTGTAGTAGCCACTGGTTACAAAGGTTAA
- the yhbY gene encoding ribosome assembly RNA-binding protein YhbY, whose product MNLSTKQKQHLKGLAHSLKPVVLMGANGLTEAVLAEIEIALNHHELIKVKVASEDRETKQLIIDAIVRETGAEKVQTIGKVLVLYRQSEERKIEIPRK is encoded by the coding sequence ATGAACCTAAGCACCAAACAAAAGCAGCACCTAAAAGGCCTGGCTCACAGTTTAAAACCTGTTGTGCTAATGGGCGCAAATGGACTTACAGAAGCCGTGCTAGCAGAAATTGAAATCGCTCTAAACCATCACGAACTGATCAAAGTAAAAGTTGCTTCAGAAGATCGTGAGACAAAACAGCTAATCATCGACGCTATCGTACGTGAGACGGGCGCAGAAAAAGTTCAGACTATCGGTAAAGTACTCGTACTGTACCGCCAATCTGAAGAGCGTAAAATCGAAATCCCTCGTAAGTAA
- the greA gene encoding transcription elongation factor GreA has protein sequence MEKVPMTLRGEQMLREELDRLLKLRPQISAAIAEARELGDLKENAEYHAAREEQGICEAQIRDIEYKLSVAQVIDVTKMENTGKVIFGTTVTLIDVDTDEEKTYQIVGDDEADIKAGRISVSSPIARGLIGKMEGDEVVIETPGGAKDFEIDRVEYL, from the coding sequence ATGGAAAAGGTTCCAATGACACTACGTGGCGAACAGATGCTACGTGAAGAATTAGATCGTCTACTTAAGCTACGTCCTCAAATCTCAGCAGCGATTGCAGAAGCTCGTGAGCTAGGCGATTTAAAAGAGAATGCTGAATACCACGCCGCTCGTGAAGAGCAGGGTATTTGTGAAGCGCAGATTCGCGATATCGAATACAAGCTGTCTGTCGCGCAGGTTATTGATGTCACTAAGATGGAAAACACAGGTAAAGTGATTTTTGGCACAACTGTGACTTTGATTGATGTCGATACTGACGAAGAAAAAACCTACCAAATTGTTGGCGATGATGAAGCTGACATCAAGGCGGGTCGTATTTCTGTTAGCTCCCCAATTGCTCGTGGCCTGATTGGTAAAATGGAAGGTGACGAGGTGGTTATCGAAACCCCGGGTGGCGCAAAAGATTTTGAAATTGACCGAGTTGAGTATCTGTAA
- a CDS encoding porin, translating into MKKTLIALSVSAAAMATGVNAAELYNQDGTSLEMGGRAEARLSMKDGDAQDNSRIRLNFLGKQQVSDNLYGVGFWEGEFTTADFDENGKDISGEDSLDTRLAYAGLGGAWGEFSYGKNEGALGVITDFTDIMAYHGNSAADKLAVADRADNMMSYKGQFENLSVKASYRFADRVENANGDFSDNDQDGYSLSAIYAVANTGLELGAGYADQDEANEYMLAASYTMGDLYFAGVFTDGEKMTDDFAGTVDYTGYELAGAYTVGQTVFTTSYNNAETNDETSADNIAIDASYYFKPNFRGYVSYNFNLIDSGDKFGSTGTKTTATKIDAEDELALGLRYDF; encoded by the coding sequence ATGAAAAAGACTCTAATTGCTCTTTCTGTATCTGCAGCAGCAATGGCAACTGGCGTAAACGCAGCGGAACTTTACAACCAAGATGGCACTTCTCTAGAAATGGGTGGCCGCGCTGAAGCACGTCTATCTATGAAAGACGGCGACGCTCAAGACAACTCTCGCATCCGTCTAAACTTCCTTGGCAAACAGCAAGTAAGTGACAACCTATACGGCGTTGGCTTCTGGGAAGGTGAGTTTACTACTGCTGACTTTGACGAAAATGGCAAAGACATCAGCGGCGAAGACTCTCTAGACACTCGTCTTGCATACGCTGGTCTAGGCGGCGCTTGGGGTGAGTTCTCTTACGGTAAAAACGAAGGTGCGCTAGGCGTTATCACAGATTTCACAGATATCATGGCTTACCACGGTAACTCAGCAGCTGACAAACTAGCAGTGGCTGACCGTGCAGACAACATGATGTCTTACAAAGGTCAATTCGAGAACCTAAGCGTTAAAGCAAGCTACCGTTTCGCGGACCGTGTAGAAAACGCTAACGGTGACTTCTCAGACAACGACCAAGACGGTTACTCTCTATCTGCAATCTACGCAGTAGCAAACACTGGCCTTGAGCTAGGTGCTGGTTACGCAGATCAAGACGAAGCTAACGAGTACATGCTTGCAGCATCTTACACTATGGGCGATCTATACTTCGCCGGTGTATTCACTGACGGTGAGAAGATGACTGACGATTTTGCAGGTACGGTTGACTACACAGGTTACGAACTAGCAGGTGCTTACACTGTTGGTCAAACTGTGTTCACAACATCGTACAACAACGCAGAGACAAACGACGAAACTTCTGCAGACAACATCGCTATTGACGCGTCTTACTACTTCAAGCCTAACTTCCGTGGTTACGTTTCATACAACTTTAACCTAATCGACTCTGGCGACAAGTTTGGTTCTACTGGTACTAAAACAACAGCAACTAAGATCGATGCAGAAGACGAGCTAGCCCTAGGTCTACGTTACGACTTCTAA
- the dacB gene encoding serine-type D-Ala-D-Ala carboxypeptidase: protein MRLRWSLFFLSLLCPLATQAYPHQEVLPEGARISLVAEKLTDNAELSGIHPTEQLFPPASTLKIVTALAAKLELGDSFRFRTKLEASKSDAVITFVGDPTLQTKDLKDLLTLAKKNGLKRIEGDLWLDNSVFTGYNRAVGWPWDILGVCYSAPASAITLNKNCVQASIYTQKDGGTRVFVPEHQPIHVKSSVETVTRAVQKSRHCDLDLLPNPDNRYELNGCLVAREKPLPLKFAVQDPEMYTSKKIATLLAQLNIELKGRIKVGSAPKKQRKLFALHQSQPLSVLLDQMLKRSDNLIADTLTKTLGAKFFVQPGSFVNGTEAIKQIIFANTGVDIRQARLEDGSGLSRNNRISATKMAEILRYIWKNEKQLNLIAIMPKSGESGTLQYRQSMRNAPIKGQLIAKSGSLYGTYNMAGYGLDKNGKPNTIFVQFVSDYFPEKRDGSKPAVAPITSFEKLFYSDVVNFSQAMPKK, encoded by the coding sequence ATGCGTTTACGTTGGTCCCTATTTTTCCTTTCACTGCTATGTCCGTTAGCCACACAAGCATACCCACATCAAGAGGTGCTACCTGAAGGCGCACGGATTAGTCTGGTTGCTGAAAAACTCACTGATAATGCAGAGCTTTCTGGTATTCACCCTACCGAGCAGCTATTTCCACCAGCCAGCACGCTCAAGATAGTGACCGCTTTAGCAGCCAAGTTGGAACTGGGTGATAGCTTTAGATTTCGTACTAAACTAGAAGCCTCTAAATCAGATGCAGTGATCACCTTTGTTGGCGATCCAACGTTACAAACCAAAGATTTAAAAGACCTTCTAACCCTGGCGAAAAAGAATGGCTTAAAACGCATTGAAGGTGACTTGTGGCTCGATAACAGCGTGTTTACTGGTTATAACCGCGCCGTCGGATGGCCATGGGATATTCTTGGTGTGTGTTATAGCGCTCCAGCGTCCGCCATCACACTAAATAAAAATTGTGTACAAGCATCCATTTACACACAAAAAGATGGTGGAACTCGGGTGTTTGTTCCCGAACATCAACCAATCCATGTAAAAAGCTCTGTAGAAACGGTAACAAGGGCCGTTCAGAAAAGTCGTCACTGTGATTTAGACCTTCTGCCCAACCCTGACAATCGTTATGAGTTAAATGGCTGCCTCGTCGCAAGAGAAAAGCCGTTACCTCTGAAATTCGCGGTCCAAGACCCTGAAATGTATACCAGCAAAAAGATCGCAACGCTGCTTGCTCAACTCAATATTGAACTTAAAGGCAGAATAAAGGTAGGTTCCGCCCCTAAGAAACAGCGTAAACTATTCGCACTGCATCAGTCTCAGCCATTGTCTGTTTTACTGGATCAGATGCTAAAACGCTCAGACAACCTGATCGCCGATACGCTGACTAAAACACTTGGCGCGAAGTTTTTTGTTCAACCCGGCAGTTTTGTCAATGGAACTGAAGCCATAAAACAAATCATCTTCGCGAATACAGGGGTCGACATTCGACAAGCACGCCTGGAAGATGGGTCTGGGCTTTCGAGAAACAATCGAATATCCGCAACCAAAATGGCAGAGATACTGCGCTACATATGGAAGAATGAGAAACAGCTCAACCTTATTGCAATTATGCCAAAGTCAGGGGAATCGGGTACGCTTCAGTATCGACAAAGCATGCGTAATGCACCTATTAAAGGACAACTGATCGCCAAAAGTGGTTCGTTATATGGGACTTACAATATGGCGGGATATGGGCTAGATAAAAACGGCAAGCCGAATACTATCTTTGTTCAGTTTGTCTCTGATTACTTCCCAGAAAAAAGGGACGGAAGCAAGCCTGCTGTCGCCCCTATTACTAGCTTTGAAAAGTTATTTTATAGCGATGTTGTGAACTTTAGTCAGGCGATGCCTAAGAAGTAG
- a CDS encoding magnesium transporter: MTVMNNTFIETTPNFSAVEIGAARNAFLQYERDKQLQLLSIMPIDEAVGILQHCSVAYVNSLIAQLEQAGHDKRARHYAHQLGLHISEVDTPDGYLSAGVFEHVKQRIGWIIALALLGIVSGLIIAQYEDTLSQLVLLAVYMPVIAAAGGNTGTQAATLVIRALATGELKKRQWLAVLWKESRVALCLALAIAIVMVGRILLFSGGQPNGGFDLVDIALAIAVALFIQVTISTTLGGLLPIIARACNLDPAVLVSPVLASIVDISGMWIYFTVVNYFLGIA; encoded by the coding sequence ATGACGGTAATGAACAACACTTTTATTGAAACAACACCAAACTTCTCTGCAGTCGAAATTGGTGCGGCTCGCAATGCGTTTTTGCAGTACGAGCGAGATAAGCAACTGCAGTTACTCTCTATCATGCCTATTGATGAGGCGGTGGGGATTTTACAACACTGTTCCGTTGCTTATGTGAACAGCCTTATTGCTCAGTTAGAGCAAGCGGGGCATGACAAGCGTGCTCGTCATTATGCGCACCAATTGGGTTTGCATATTTCTGAAGTGGATACGCCAGATGGTTATTTGTCTGCTGGCGTATTTGAGCATGTGAAGCAACGTATTGGCTGGATAATTGCGCTTGCTTTACTCGGTATCGTATCGGGATTGATCATCGCTCAATATGAAGATACGTTGAGCCAACTGGTTTTACTTGCAGTCTATATGCCTGTTATTGCTGCTGCTGGTGGCAATACTGGCACACAGGCTGCAACCTTGGTTATTCGGGCTCTCGCAACAGGAGAGCTGAAAAAACGCCAGTGGTTAGCGGTACTTTGGAAAGAAAGCCGAGTCGCGTTATGTCTCGCTCTAGCCATCGCTATTGTGATGGTCGGCCGCATTCTGCTGTTTAGTGGCGGACAACCTAATGGCGGATTTGATTTGGTAGACATAGCATTAGCGATCGCTGTGGCTCTGTTTATCCAAGTAACAATTTCGACCACGCTTGGTGGTCTACTGCCTATCATAGCGCGAGCATGCAATTTGGACCCTGCCGTGTTGGTGAGCCCCGTGCTTGCTTCAATCGTCGATATATCAGGGATGTGGATTTACTTCACGGTAGTGAACTACTTCTTAGGCATCGCCTGA